The following proteins come from a genomic window of Yinghuangia sp. ASG 101:
- a CDS encoding sensor histidine kinase, with product MRTRLLALLLALMAAVLLALGVPLAVSRAAGYQQDVVRDRVDDAAGFAAAYQTAIRDDESVTASAPAAGGDEEDGEKQQIRAQLEQYERVYGITAAILDRNGRPVVASDRAYTLPESGQAREAFLDARAGRRSDDPPQIWPWQHRRIVVAMPVVHRGDVVAVALTDSPTDKMRARGRDAWLFLAAGEAVALVVALLAAGRLTGTILRPVRVLDKATHEIATGKLGARVAAAQGPPELRRLAKAFNEMADNVETVVEQQRAFAADASHQLRNPLSALLLRIEELGLSLPPEHQDTLDGVRDEGRRLTHVLDELLALALAENAANTGPDLVTLDIAALVGERLDAWNPVALVRGQSFDRQGPRALTGHVDPIALGSALDAVIDNALKFSPDDAEITVAVATVGGRLEIRVADRGPGLEAGELRRVGDRFWRSSRHSNVDGSGLGLSIARTLLRATGGSIDFAARDGGGLVVTLTVDRAV from the coding sequence GTGCGCACCCGACTCCTCGCCCTGCTGCTGGCCCTCATGGCCGCGGTGCTGCTGGCGCTCGGCGTACCCCTGGCCGTCTCCCGCGCCGCGGGCTACCAGCAGGACGTCGTGCGCGACCGGGTCGACGACGCCGCCGGTTTCGCCGCCGCGTACCAGACGGCCATCCGCGACGACGAATCCGTCACCGCCTCCGCACCGGCCGCGGGCGGCGACGAGGAGGACGGCGAGAAGCAGCAGATCCGCGCCCAACTCGAACAGTACGAGCGGGTCTACGGCATCACCGCCGCGATCCTCGACCGCAACGGCAGGCCCGTCGTCGCCTCCGACCGCGCCTACACCCTCCCCGAGTCCGGCCAGGCCCGCGAGGCGTTCCTCGACGCCCGCGCCGGGCGGCGCAGCGACGACCCGCCGCAGATCTGGCCCTGGCAGCACCGCCGGATCGTCGTCGCGATGCCGGTCGTGCACCGGGGGGACGTCGTCGCGGTCGCCCTCACCGACTCGCCCACCGACAAGATGCGCGCCCGGGGTCGCGACGCGTGGCTGTTCCTCGCGGCCGGCGAGGCCGTCGCCCTGGTCGTCGCGCTGCTCGCCGCCGGGCGCCTGACCGGGACGATCCTGCGTCCGGTCCGGGTGCTCGACAAGGCGACCCACGAGATCGCCACCGGCAAGCTCGGCGCGCGCGTCGCCGCCGCTCAGGGGCCGCCCGAACTCCGGCGCCTGGCCAAGGCGTTCAACGAGATGGCGGACAACGTGGAGACCGTCGTCGAGCAGCAGCGCGCCTTCGCGGCCGACGCGTCGCACCAACTGCGCAACCCGCTGTCGGCGCTCCTGCTGCGCATCGAGGAACTGGGCCTGTCGTTGCCGCCCGAGCACCAGGACACCCTGGACGGCGTGCGCGACGAAGGACGCCGCCTCACCCACGTGCTCGACGAACTCCTCGCGCTCGCCCTCGCCGAGAACGCCGCCAACACCGGCCCCGACCTGGTCACCCTCGACATCGCCGCGCTGGTCGGCGAACGCCTGGACGCGTGGAACCCGGTCGCCCTGGTCCGCGGGCAGAGCTTCGACCGGCAGGGCCCGCGCGCGCTCACCGGACACGTCGACCCGATAGCGCTCGGCAGCGCCCTGGACGCCGTCATCGACAACGCGCTCAAGTTCAGCCCCGACGACGCCGAGATCACGGTCGCCGTCGCCACCGTCGGCGGACGCCTGGAGATCCGCGTCGCGGACCGCGGCCCGGGCCTGGAGGCCGGCGAGCTGCGCCGCGTCGGCGACCGCTTCTGGCGCAGCTCGCGGCACTCCAACGTGGACGGCTCGGGCCTCGGGCTGTCGATCGCCCGCACCCTCCTGCGCGCCACCGGCGGCAGCATCGACTTCGCGGCCCGGGACGGGGGAGGGCTGGTCGTCACGCTGACGGTCGACCGGGCGGTGTGA
- a CDS encoding response regulator transcription factor — translation MRLLMVEDDLRIAAPLRAVLGRHGIDVRHACTGEEALDALSGDVDVILLDLNLPDHDGFEVCARIRRFSDVPVIMVTARADIRSRVHGLNLGADDYVTKPYDIAELLARIHAVSRRSRHEPRPEAASAARPAETPDPAVGHPRPPGALVVDAAARRVTVDDVEVTLTRKEFDLLALLAGRPGVVFRREQIMSEVWRTSWAGSGRTLEVHVASLRAKLGRLGKPRIVETVRGVGYRMVPDA, via the coding sequence ATGCGGCTGCTGATGGTCGAGGACGACTTGCGCATCGCCGCGCCGCTGCGCGCCGTCCTGGGACGCCACGGCATCGACGTACGCCACGCCTGCACGGGCGAGGAGGCACTGGACGCGCTCTCCGGCGACGTCGACGTGATCCTGCTCGACCTCAACCTGCCGGACCACGACGGCTTCGAGGTCTGCGCGCGGATACGCCGCTTCAGCGACGTGCCCGTCATCATGGTCACCGCGCGCGCCGACATACGCTCGCGCGTCCACGGCCTCAACCTGGGCGCCGACGACTACGTCACCAAGCCCTACGACATCGCCGAGCTGCTGGCCCGCATCCACGCGGTGAGCCGCCGGTCCCGGCACGAGCCCCGCCCCGAGGCCGCCTCCGCCGCGCGGCCCGCCGAGACCCCGGACCCCGCCGTCGGCCACCCGCGTCCCCCCGGCGCCCTCGTGGTGGACGCCGCGGCCCGCCGCGTCACCGTCGACGACGTCGAAGTCACCCTCACCCGCAAGGAGTTCGACCTCCTCGCGCTGCTTGCCGGGCGGCCCGGGGTGGTCTTCCGGCGCGAGCAGATCATGAGCGAGGTCTGGCGTACCAGCTGGGCCGGCAGCGGGCGCACCCTCGAAGTGCACGTCGCGTCGCTGCGCGCCAAGCTCGGCAGGCTCGGCAAGCCGCGCATCGTGGAAACCGTCCGCGGCGTGGGATACCGCATGGTCCCCGACGCCTGA
- a CDS encoding amino acid ABC transporter ATP-binding protein: MEKQPAAPLVVLSQVDKYFDKLHVLKAVDLTIHEGEVVVVIGPSGSGKSTLCRTINRLEPIDSGSITIDGEPLPQEGKALARLRSDVGMVFQSFNLFAHKTVLQNVTLGPIKVRKESREAAERRARELLDRVGVANQADKYPAQLSGGQQQRVAIARALAMQPKVMLFDEPTSALDPEMVNEVLETMRGLAADGMTMVVVTHEMGFARSAANRVIFMADGRIVEENTPDEFFDNPSSERARDFLSKILHH, translated from the coding sequence TTGGAGAAGCAGCCCGCCGCACCGCTCGTGGTCCTGTCGCAGGTCGACAAGTACTTCGACAAGCTGCACGTCCTCAAGGCCGTCGACCTGACGATCCACGAGGGCGAGGTCGTCGTCGTGATCGGCCCGTCGGGCTCCGGGAAATCGACGCTGTGCCGCACCATCAACCGCCTGGAACCGATCGACTCCGGCTCGATCACGATCGACGGCGAGCCGCTGCCGCAGGAGGGCAAGGCGCTGGCCCGGCTGCGTTCGGACGTCGGGATGGTGTTCCAGTCGTTCAACCTGTTCGCCCACAAGACGGTGCTGCAGAACGTCACACTCGGCCCGATCAAGGTGCGCAAGGAGTCGCGCGAGGCCGCGGAGCGGCGTGCCCGGGAACTCCTCGACCGGGTGGGCGTCGCGAATCAGGCGGACAAGTACCCCGCCCAGCTGTCGGGCGGCCAGCAGCAGCGTGTCGCGATCGCCCGGGCGCTGGCGATGCAGCCCAAGGTGATGCTGTTCGACGAGCCGACCTCCGCGCTCGACCCCGAGATGGTCAACGAGGTCCTGGAGACCATGCGGGGCCTCGCGGCGGACGGCATGACGATGGTCGTCGTGACCCACGAGATGGGCTTCGCGCGCTCGGCGGCGAACCGCGTGATCTTCATGGCGGACGGCCGCATCGTCGAGGAGAACACCCCGGACGAGTTCTTCGACAACCCGTCCAGTGAACGCGCCCGCGACTTCCTGTCGAAGATCCTGCACCACTGA
- a CDS encoding glutamate ABC transporter substrate-binding protein — protein MNLRKSIAIAGISALALLGTACGKDGTPSSDNNNGGASGGGAPGGSNTASAKPQLPTYTVKEGVDLSASKTWKTAKDRGHLVVGVKDDQPFLGYQDPATKERSGFDVEIARMVSAELGLDPKKIEFKTIASVNRETAIQRGDVDYYVGTYSITDKRKEQIGFAGPYYISGQSLLVQKNNTSINSKDDLKGKKVCSAKGSTPIQKIKNEFPETTPVEYDTYSLCLDNLLSGQVDAVTTDEAILKGYAAKDPDKLKVVGANFSEEKYGIGLPKDDAALRAAVNDALDAKGADGTWLAIYDATLGLSGSPAPAVPAVERY, from the coding sequence GTGAATCTTCGCAAATCCATAGCCATCGCCGGTATCTCCGCCCTGGCCCTGCTCGGCACGGCCTGCGGCAAGGACGGCACGCCCAGCTCGGACAACAACAACGGCGGCGCCTCCGGCGGCGGCGCGCCCGGCGGGTCGAACACCGCGTCCGCCAAGCCGCAGCTCCCGACGTACACCGTCAAGGAGGGCGTCGACCTGTCGGCGTCGAAGACCTGGAAGACGGCCAAGGACCGCGGGCACCTGGTCGTGGGCGTCAAGGACGACCAGCCGTTCCTCGGCTACCAGGACCCGGCCACCAAGGAGCGCAGCGGCTTCGACGTCGAGATCGCCCGCATGGTCTCCGCCGAACTCGGCCTGGACCCGAAGAAGATCGAGTTCAAGACCATCGCGTCGGTCAACCGCGAGACGGCCATCCAGCGCGGCGACGTCGACTACTACGTCGGCACGTACAGCATCACCGACAAGCGCAAGGAGCAGATCGGCTTCGCCGGGCCGTACTACATCTCCGGCCAGAGCCTGCTCGTGCAGAAGAACAACACGTCCATCAACAGCAAGGACGACCTCAAGGGCAAGAAGGTCTGCTCGGCCAAGGGCTCGACGCCGATCCAGAAGATCAAGAACGAGTTCCCCGAGACCACGCCGGTCGAGTACGACACCTACTCGCTGTGCCTCGACAACCTCCTCAGCGGCCAGGTCGACGCGGTCACCACGGACGAGGCGATCCTCAAGGGCTACGCGGCCAAGGACCCCGACAAGCTGAAGGTCGTCGGGGCGAACTTCTCCGAGGAGAAGTACGGCATCGGCCTGCCGAAGGACGACGCGGCGCTGCGCGCGGCGGTCAACGACGCCCTGGACGCCAAGGGCGCCGACGGCACCTGGCTGGCGATCTACGACGCGACGCTGGGCCTGTCCGGCTCCCCCGCCCCGGCGGTCCCCGCGGTCGAACGCTACTGA
- a CDS encoding amino acid ABC transporter permease → MNVLTDNWDLISDGFIVTLELTLWCGLVALVLGTLLAACRVSPVPPLRWFGTAYVNIIRNTPLTLLLFFVMLGFPKLEIQMSYFKFAVLAVGCYTAAFICEAVRSGINTVPIGQAEAARSLGMTFGQTLGHVVMPQALRAVVPPIGSLLIAMVRNSAIAGAFNVIDLYGTSAQMVENGDKVLWVFLWIALGYLIITLSLSALFAALEKKLAVAR, encoded by the coding sequence ATGAACGTTCTGACCGACAACTGGGACCTGATCAGCGACGGCTTCATCGTGACGCTGGAACTCACGTTGTGGTGCGGCCTCGTCGCCCTGGTCCTCGGCACCCTGCTCGCGGCGTGCCGGGTGTCGCCCGTGCCGCCGCTGCGCTGGTTCGGCACCGCGTACGTCAACATCATCCGCAACACGCCCCTGACGCTGCTGCTGTTCTTCGTCATGCTCGGCTTCCCGAAGCTCGAGATCCAGATGTCGTACTTCAAGTTCGCCGTGCTCGCGGTCGGCTGCTACACCGCCGCGTTCATCTGCGAGGCCGTGCGGTCGGGCATCAACACCGTGCCGATCGGCCAGGCGGAGGCGGCGCGCAGCCTGGGCATGACGTTCGGCCAGACCCTCGGCCACGTGGTCATGCCGCAGGCGCTGCGCGCGGTGGTGCCGCCGATCGGGTCGCTGCTGATCGCGATGGTCCGCAACTCGGCGATCGCCGGCGCCTTCAACGTCATCGACCTGTACGGCACGAGCGCCCAGATGGTCGAGAACGGCGACAAGGTGCTGTGGGTGTTCCTGTGGATCGCCCTGGGCTACCTCATCATCACGCTCAGCCTGAGCGCGCTGTTCGCGGCGCTGGAGAAGAAGCTGGCGGTGGCCCGATGA
- a CDS encoding amino acid ABC transporter permease yields the protein MSGKATVLFDAPGPKAKRRNTVIGVVGVVLLALAAFWIYHKFDETGQFSRQKWDPFQYSGIQQLIFDGLKATLKAFALAVVFSLILGALLAAGRLSDHRPIRWAATAFVTFFRAMPLLIMIYFLYKAPPMLSHWPGFLDFINDDPMWPLVIGLTLYNGTVQAETMRAGILALPRGQSEAAYAIGMRKSQVMASILVPQGIRAMLPSIISQMVVTLKDTSLGFVITYPELLHTAKQIGSVQDYDLPLIPAAIVVGTIYIVICMLLSASAVWLERFLSRGRQGRPPKIQPPTAEAVAQPGVASGV from the coding sequence ATGAGCGGCAAAGCCACGGTCCTGTTCGACGCGCCGGGCCCCAAGGCCAAGCGCCGCAACACCGTCATCGGCGTGGTCGGGGTCGTACTGCTGGCCCTGGCGGCGTTCTGGATCTACCACAAGTTCGACGAAACCGGGCAGTTCTCCCGGCAGAAGTGGGACCCGTTCCAGTACTCGGGCATCCAGCAACTGATCTTCGACGGCCTCAAGGCGACACTCAAGGCGTTCGCGCTCGCGGTGGTCTTCTCGCTGATCCTCGGCGCGCTGCTGGCCGCCGGCCGACTGTCGGACCACCGGCCGATCCGGTGGGCGGCGACCGCGTTCGTGACGTTCTTCCGCGCGATGCCGCTGCTGATCATGATCTATTTCCTGTACAAAGCGCCGCCGATGCTCAGCCACTGGCCGGGATTCCTCGACTTCATCAACGACGACCCGATGTGGCCGCTGGTGATCGGCCTGACGCTCTACAACGGCACCGTGCAGGCCGAGACGATGCGCGCCGGCATCCTGGCGCTGCCGCGCGGGCAGAGCGAGGCCGCGTACGCGATCGGCATGCGCAAGAGCCAGGTGATGGCGTCGATCCTCGTCCCGCAGGGCATCCGGGCGATGCTGCCGTCGATCATCAGCCAGATGGTCGTGACGCTGAAGGACACGTCGCTGGGATTCGTCATCACCTACCCCGAACTCCTGCACACCGCAAAGCAGATCGGCTCCGTCCAGGACTACGACCTCCCGCTGATCCCCGCGGCGATCGTGGTCGGCACGATCTACATCGTCATCTGCATGCTGCTCTCCGCGTCGGCCGTCTGGCTGGAGCGCTTCCTCAGCCGCGGACGCCAGGGCCGCCCGCCGAAGATCCAGCCGCCGACCGCCGAAGCCGTCGCGCAGCCGGGCGTCGCCTCCGGCGTCTGA
- a CDS encoding glutamate ABC transporter substrate-binding protein translates to MSVRTTAAAVGAVVLVLLATACGGSGTGSAAKTTNRPIPATTPPLPTYQTRTGVDIASPTLAKATARGHLVVGAKDDQPGLGYLDPATLRRSGFDIEIARMVSAALGLDPATIEFKTIASVNRETALRDGDVDLYVGTYSITDERKESVGFAGPYYISGQSLLVRADETAITGMDTLHGRRVCSAKGSTAFHRLQVDFPEAQAVFDDGYGQCVERLLDGGVDAVSTDDAILKGYAAREPGSLKVVGEPFTTEKYGIGLPRADTVLREAVNAALEANTRDGTWKAAYDATLGMSGVPAPPVPPIERY, encoded by the coding sequence ATGAGCGTGCGCACCACCGCGGCGGCCGTCGGGGCCGTCGTCCTCGTGCTGCTCGCCACCGCGTGCGGCGGCAGCGGCACGGGCAGCGCGGCGAAGACGACGAACCGGCCGATCCCGGCGACCACGCCGCCGCTGCCGACCTATCAGACCCGTACCGGCGTCGACATCGCCTCACCGACCCTGGCCAAGGCCACGGCGCGCGGCCACCTGGTCGTCGGCGCGAAGGACGACCAGCCCGGCCTCGGCTACCTGGACCCCGCGACCCTGCGCCGGTCCGGATTCGACATCGAGATCGCGCGCATGGTCTCCGCCGCACTCGGCCTGGACCCCGCGACCATCGAATTCAAGACAATCGCCTCCGTCAACCGTGAGACGGCACTGCGCGACGGCGACGTGGACCTGTACGTCGGCACCTACAGCATCACCGACGAGCGCAAGGAGTCCGTGGGCTTCGCCGGGCCCTACTACATCTCCGGCCAAAGCCTCCTCGTCCGCGCCGACGAAACCGCGATCACCGGCATGGACACCCTGCACGGCCGCCGCGTCTGCTCCGCGAAGGGCTCGACGGCCTTCCACCGCCTGCAAGTCGACTTCCCCGAGGCGCAGGCGGTCTTCGACGACGGCTACGGCCAGTGCGTCGAACGGCTCCTCGACGGCGGCGTCGACGCGGTGTCCACCGACGACGCCATCCTCAAGGGGTACGCGGCCCGCGAACCCGGCAGCCTCAAAGTCGTCGGCGAGCCGTTCACCACCGAGAAGTACGGCATCGGCCTCCCACGGGCCGACACCGTGCTCCGCGAGGCCGTGAACGCCGCCCTGGAGGCGAACACGCGCGACGGCACCTGGAAGGCGGCGTACGACGCGACCCTCGGCATGTCCGGCGTCCCGGCCCCGCCCGTTCCCCCGATCGAGCGCTATTGA
- a CDS encoding FAD-dependent monooxygenase, translated as MPGTAESHPHRDSVIVVGAGPAGLASVLALARQGIRTVLIDAGDGTAREGSRSCALDAVTYAFATELVGGRLAGAGQPWGPLRIRRRSTTVPPVRGSDGSAAPAPERFGLSQQRLEQALLDTVRETALVTVLWRHRVEGIDQHKDAVTVVARGPRGVIQQQGAWLVAADGAHSAVRRALGVRFPGRPRVDRLLCADVKVALPRPPWDESPVEPWLFVDPPFQRDGTVLAQPLPSDVWRLTWQLPLVHGIAKAADATALIPVQGDPGDPRRTANRVRAVLRTLEGLHPDGDTDAAPVHDLLWQGEFEVHQRLARRFRIGRVLLAGDAAHLVHPTVADGVDLGLQDARNLAWKLALVMRRRAPERLIETYHGERRSAARRRLAYGEDALHFFSPRGAAQKVGRRLTLMGARGKGTTLRRLDPRALFADAYPEYAGSPLLTPGPGVGAPVEDIPVVRADGQRAQLSVCLDAGLVFVLVAPGIEVWEGRRWRDAGLMPLLRARLGELPLESELVVTPEYPGATAHTLLVVRPDGYLTAWLPPGGELLAAALRAVGRRPDAVVAAVPE; from the coding sequence ATGCCAGGCACGGCCGAATCCCACCCCCACCGGGACTCGGTGATCGTCGTCGGGGCCGGACCAGCCGGTCTGGCCTCCGTGCTGGCGCTCGCGCGCCAGGGCATCCGCACGGTGCTGATCGACGCCGGGGACGGCACCGCGCGCGAAGGCTCGCGGTCGTGCGCGCTCGACGCCGTCACGTACGCCTTCGCCACCGAACTGGTCGGCGGGCGCCTCGCGGGAGCCGGCCAGCCGTGGGGGCCGCTGCGCATCCGGCGGCGATCCACGACCGTGCCACCGGTACGCGGCTCGGACGGCTCCGCCGCCCCCGCCCCGGAGCGCTTCGGCCTCTCCCAGCAGCGCCTGGAACAGGCCCTGCTGGACACCGTCCGCGAAACCGCGCTGGTCACCGTCCTGTGGCGGCACCGCGTCGAGGGCATCGACCAGCACAAGGACGCGGTCACCGTCGTCGCCCGCGGCCCGCGCGGCGTCATACAGCAGCAAGGCGCGTGGCTGGTCGCCGCCGACGGCGCGCACTCGGCCGTCCGCCGCGCTTTGGGCGTGCGCTTCCCCGGCCGCCCGCGCGTCGACCGGCTGCTGTGCGCCGATGTCAAGGTCGCCCTGCCGCGCCCGCCGTGGGACGAATCGCCCGTCGAGCCCTGGCTGTTCGTCGACCCGCCGTTTCAGCGCGACGGAACCGTGCTGGCCCAGCCGCTGCCCTCGGACGTGTGGCGGCTCACGTGGCAGCTCCCGCTCGTCCACGGCATCGCCAAGGCCGCGGACGCCACCGCCCTCATCCCCGTCCAGGGCGACCCCGGCGACCCGCGGCGCACCGCCAACCGCGTCCGCGCGGTCCTGCGCACCCTGGAGGGCCTGCACCCCGACGGCGACACCGACGCCGCGCCCGTCCACGACCTCCTGTGGCAAGGCGAGTTCGAGGTCCACCAGCGCCTCGCCCGCCGCTTCCGCATCGGACGCGTGCTGCTCGCGGGCGACGCCGCGCACCTCGTCCACCCCACCGTCGCCGACGGCGTCGACCTCGGCCTCCAGGACGCCCGCAACCTCGCCTGGAAACTCGCCCTCGTGATGCGCCGCCGCGCGCCCGAACGCCTCATCGAGACGTACCACGGCGAACGCCGCAGTGCCGCGCGGCGCAGACTCGCGTACGGCGAGGACGCCCTGCACTTCTTCAGCCCGCGCGGCGCCGCGCAGAAAGTCGGGCGCCGCCTGACGCTGATGGGCGCGCGCGGCAAGGGCACGACGCTGCGACGCCTCGACCCGCGTGCGCTCTTCGCGGACGCCTATCCCGAATACGCCGGTTCACCGCTGCTCACCCCCGGCCCCGGCGTCGGCGCGCCCGTCGAGGACATCCCGGTCGTGCGCGCCGACGGCCAACGCGCCCAACTGTCCGTGTGCCTGGACGCGGGCCTCGTCTTCGTCCTCGTCGCCCCCGGGATAGAGGTCTGGGAGGGACGGCGCTGGCGCGACGCCGGCCTGATGCCGCTGCTGCGCGCGAGACTCGGCGAACTCCCGCTGGAGTCCGAGCTGGTGGTCACCCCCGAGTATCCCGGCGCGACCGCGCACACGCTGCTCGTGGTCCGCCCGGACGGCTACCTGACGGCGTGGCTCCCCCCGGGCGGCGAACTGCTCGCGGCGGCACTGCGCGCGGTGGGCCGGCGCCCCGACGCGGTCGTCGCGGCCGTGCCGGAATGA
- a CDS encoding VOC family protein codes for MSTPNPTPVFTFIGCVVDDMAATLAFYRRLGLDIPADADTQPHVEAALPGGLLLVWDTAANVRSFAPDWEAPRGGRIGLAFTCADPAAVDRTHDALVAAGYTSHLAPFDAFWGQRYATVLDPDGNGVDLLAALPGA; via the coding sequence ATGAGCACCCCGAACCCCACACCCGTCTTCACCTTCATCGGCTGCGTGGTCGACGACATGGCCGCCACCCTGGCCTTCTACCGGCGCCTCGGACTCGACATCCCCGCCGACGCCGACACGCAGCCGCACGTCGAGGCCGCGCTCCCCGGCGGGCTGCTGCTGGTCTGGGACACCGCCGCGAACGTCCGGTCGTTCGCGCCGGATTGGGAGGCGCCGCGGGGCGGCCGGATCGGGCTCGCGTTCACATGCGCCGACCCCGCGGCGGTCGACCGGACCCACGACGCGCTCGTCGCCGCGGGATACACCAGCCACCTCGCGCCGTTCGACGCGTTCTGGGGGCAGCGCTACGCGACCGTCCTCGACCCGGACGGCAACGGCGTCGACCTGCTCGCCGCCCTGCCCGGCGCGTAG
- a CDS encoding helix-turn-helix transcriptional regulator, with protein MGTYRERASTVGGAVVWHRSAEGAETADTRVLPDGCMDLIWMHGALVVAGPDTVAHVARAPGAFTGIRFPPGLGPAVLGLPAVELRDRRVPLADVWDAREVRVWTGRVAEAEAPGRVLEHIAALRLRETAPDPVARAVAAGLARGERVAGLADRVGLSGRQLHRRSVAAFGYGPKTLGRVLRLGRALELARGGEPFADVAVRAGYADQAHLAREVRSLAGVPLTALVRG; from the coding sequence ATGGGCACATACCGGGAGCGGGCGTCGACGGTCGGCGGGGCCGTCGTCTGGCACCGGTCGGCCGAAGGGGCCGAGACGGCGGACACGCGGGTCCTGCCGGACGGGTGCATGGATCTGATCTGGATGCACGGCGCGCTGGTCGTCGCGGGGCCGGACACCGTCGCGCACGTCGCCCGCGCGCCGGGGGCGTTCACCGGGATCCGCTTCCCGCCCGGTCTCGGCCCCGCGGTCCTCGGCCTGCCGGCGGTCGAACTGCGTGACCGGAGAGTGCCGTTGGCCGACGTGTGGGACGCCCGTGAGGTGCGCGTGTGGACCGGGCGCGTGGCCGAGGCCGAGGCACCGGGGCGCGTGTTGGAGCACATCGCGGCGCTGCGGCTGCGCGAGACCGCGCCCGATCCCGTCGCCCGGGCGGTCGCCGCCGGGCTGGCGCGCGGCGAGCGGGTCGCGGGTCTCGCCGATCGTGTCGGTCTCAGCGGACGGCAGCTGCACCGGCGGAGCGTCGCGGCGTTCGGGTACGGCCCGAAGACGCTCGGCCGCGTGCTGCGCCTCGGCCGGGCACTCGAACTGGCGCGTGGCGGCGAGCCGTTCGCCGATGTCGCGGTGCGTGCGGGGTACGCGGACCAGGCGCACCTCGCGCGGGAGGTGCGGTCGCTGGCCGGCGTACCGCTGACCGCGTTGGTGCGCGGGTGA
- a CDS encoding RecX family transcriptional regulator, producing the protein MRGRGGEHGEAADADGAAPPGDTVEWNDTWAGEVSPEEQARARALLGRALAGGQGASAAVEEWTRARARPTRAGRGAGSRTDRLDATATAPDREPRADDATGGTARGRRRASVRRGPTDGYDGDGGAASRAGGPGHADDSLAAWAGGDGSDDDPAYDPGGHDEAEGFPGRRRRGRRSVGGGRRGEGTRAGFAEASGFDAPDADDEDGHGEPGRPRGGRRDGGGQAAEPGSAGRRRAQRTGPAQIDPDADPEAAARAICLRQLTGQPRTRAQLADALRRRGVPDDVAEHVLGRFTEVKLIDDAAFAAAWVDTRHAGRGLARRALARELRQRGVDPDLVDEAVERLDPEQEWETARALVARKLPGMRRLDRHVRMRRLAGMLARKGYGEGLALRVVREALDADDADSAWDDDEPPPEPEF; encoded by the coding sequence GTGCGAGGGCGTGGCGGGGAGCACGGCGAGGCGGCCGACGCCGACGGAGCCGCCCCTCCCGGCGACACGGTGGAATGGAACGACACGTGGGCCGGTGAGGTCAGCCCCGAGGAACAGGCCCGCGCCCGGGCCCTGCTCGGACGCGCTCTGGCCGGCGGCCAGGGGGCCTCGGCCGCCGTCGAGGAATGGACGCGCGCCCGCGCTCGCCCCACGCGCGCAGGGCGCGGGGCCGGAAGCCGGACGGATCGCCTCGACGCGACGGCCACGGCACCCGACCGCGAGCCGCGTGCCGACGACGCCACGGGTGGCACGGCGCGCGGCCGTCGACGGGCCTCCGTCCGTCGCGGGCCGACGGACGGGTACGACGGCGACGGGGGAGCGGCCTCCAGGGCGGGCGGTCCCGGTCACGCGGACGACTCCCTCGCGGCCTGGGCCGGAGGCGACGGCTCGGACGACGACCCGGCGTACGACCCGGGCGGCCACGACGAGGCCGAGGGCTTTCCGGGGCGGCGTCGGCGCGGCAGGCGCTCGGTCGGCGGCGGGCGCCGGGGCGAGGGAACCCGCGCGGGGTTCGCGGAGGCCAGCGGATTCGACGCCCCGGACGCGGACGACGAGGACGGCCACGGCGAACCCGGCCGCCCACGGGGCGGGCGCCGCGACGGCGGCGGGCAGGCCGCGGAGCCGGGGAGCGCCGGTCGCCGCCGCGCACAACGCACCGGCCCCGCACAGATCGACCCGGACGCCGACCCGGAGGCCGCCGCCCGCGCGATCTGCCTGCGGCAACTGACCGGCCAGCCGCGCACCCGCGCGCAGTTGGCCGACGCGCTGCGACGCCGGGGTGTTCCCGACGACGTCGCCGAGCACGTTCTCGGCCGGTTCACCGAGGTCAAGCTCATCGACGACGCGGCCTTCGCCGCCGCCTGGGTCGACACCCGGCACGCGGGGCGCGGCCTGGCCCGCAGGGCACTCGCCCGCGAACTGCGGCAGCGCGGTGTCGACCCCGATCTCGTCGACGAAGCCGTCGAACGCCTCGACCCCGAACAGGAGTGGGAGACCGCCCGGGCCCTGGTCGCCCGCAAACTCCCCGGCATGCGGCGCCTCGACCGACACGTCCGCATGCGCCGCCTCGCGGGCATGCTCGCCCGCAAGGGCTACGGCGAAGGCCTCGCCCTCCGCGTCGTCCGCGAGGCACTGGACGCCGACGACGCCGACAGCGCCTGGGACGACGACGAACCCCCGCCCGAACCGGAGTTCTGA